A region from the Planifilum fimeticola genome encodes:
- a CDS encoding VWA domain-containing protein gives MKRLFSGMLILCLLFSSGCSLLSSQDNTADKDKPNKEEVKKAATDVEGMLREGPGKYAGDKYDEEKVKAELDKLPDNMTTDEAYNHLVALLAEDYKPEVKALDELDPTIRTDRETPGDVNAPEEGELPKQVNVEILLDASGSMAGRVSGGVKMDLAKDAIRKFASKLPEGARVALRVYGHKGSNQQKDKALSCKSTEMVYPLGEYDKSSFQKSLNKFRPTGWTPLAAAIEQAKSDLSGKTGENVENIIYVVSDGIETCGGDPVKAAKELHDSEIQAIVNIIGFDVDNAGQRALKKVAEAGGGEYATVNTGDDLQRHLEKEYRRLRSEWLMWGIDSASDARKMWGDKIDVLNETIDKIRDKYNREKGRMTDAKDYLNSIGKLKASFELSNKISNRWLKLYEYTNKRSITLRDQLWNARMDEEDRVKEKARDMQEKYEQ, from the coding sequence ATGAAAAGGCTGTTTTCAGGGATGTTGATCCTTTGTCTGCTTTTTAGTAGCGGTTGTTCCCTGCTTTCTTCACAGGATAACACTGCAGATAAAGATAAACCCAATAAAGAAGAAGTAAAGAAGGCCGCTACCGATGTGGAAGGGATGCTCCGGGAGGGGCCTGGCAAGTACGCCGGGGACAAGTACGATGAGGAAAAGGTGAAGGCGGAGCTGGACAAACTGCCCGACAACATGACTACGGACGAGGCTTACAACCATCTGGTGGCTCTTTTGGCTGAGGATTATAAGCCCGAAGTCAAAGCCCTGGACGAACTGGACCCCACCATCAGGACCGATCGTGAAACGCCGGGAGACGTCAACGCCCCGGAGGAGGGGGAACTTCCCAAACAGGTGAACGTGGAGATTCTCCTGGATGCCAGCGGGAGCATGGCAGGCCGGGTGAGCGGCGGAGTGAAGATGGATCTCGCCAAGGATGCGATCCGGAAATTTGCGTCCAAACTGCCGGAAGGAGCCCGTGTGGCATTGAGGGTTTACGGGCACAAGGGAAGCAATCAGCAGAAAGATAAAGCGCTCTCCTGCAAGAGCACCGAAATGGTGTATCCATTGGGGGAGTATGACAAGTCGTCTTTTCAGAAGTCTTTAAATAAGTTCCGACCGACGGGCTGGACTCCTCTCGCCGCAGCGATCGAGCAGGCGAAGAGCGATTTGAGCGGGAAGACAGGAGAGAATGTGGAGAACATTATCTACGTGGTGAGCGACGGGATTGAGACCTGTGGCGGGGATCCGGTCAAGGCAGCGAAGGAGCTACACGATTCGGAAATCCAAGCGATCGTCAACATTATCGGCTTTGACGTGGACAACGCGGGACAGCGGGCGCTGAAGAAGGTGGCGGAAGCCGGTGGGGGCGAGTACGCCACTGTGAACACCGGTGATGATCTACAAAGGCATTTGGAAAAGGAATATAGACGTTTGCGCAGTGAATGGCTAATGTGGGGAATTGATAGTGCAAGTGATGCCCGGAAAATGTGGGGAGATAAGATAGATGTTTTGAATGAAACTATTGATAAGATACGCGATAAATATAACAGGGAAAAAGGAAGAATGACTGATGCAAAGGATTATCTTAACTCGATTGGAAAATTGAAGGCCAGCTTCGAATTATCCAATAAAATTTCTAATAGATGGCTCAAGTTATATGAGTATACTAATAAGAGGTCTATCACATTGCGCGATCAACTTTGGAATGCACGTATGGATGAGGAAGATAGGGTTAAAGAAAAAGCAAGAGACATGCAAGAGAAATATGAGCAATAA